From one Trueperella pyogenes genomic stretch:
- a CDS encoding LTA synthase family protein — MFLAIQILSIVVLTVVSVRVFGRTAHGLSRGLAVGVVSNATVMIGLTFARAGTFFYGTTAPLWLLALYALLVLALGLALTALLRLAWRHFTAKEKRWRLHDVVALLGGALLGGLIALFFFIPKVISDSVDQVTADQFLFILFQGNGETTPQRALEFVNLMVAPVVWLALVGACVGLISSDLIVSKKSNAESAESESTPYRFRHVRGVAFAAMFAILAGSVSYAFRTLPLADIIRQQFVTSSYIGDNFVMPTASNVKLPDKKRNLIHIYMESIENSFYSKDLGGYTDYNVMPELAKLTERGVSFSHTDRYGGPQQLYATGHSVAAMVAMGSGTPMLASGAGNGTQMSFPDFPTIGDYLHDAGYATDFMVGSDSRWGGVKDYYRRHGDFTIHDLPRFKREGRVPQNYMVWWGVEDDKLYEYAKDVLTQRGSGDKPFYFILENADTHWPDGYLSPQMKERPFATQYENVIHYSQAQTVKLVEWILAQPWAKDTTIVITGDHRSMDKKFFENWDKSYNRTVVNIILNPVQGTNLPASITKNRQYAPFDFFPTILSAIGAKIDGDRIGLGVDLFSGATTLVERDGTALLNKEFAKRSPFYDAHRETQATTPDVNQDNKF, encoded by the coding sequence ATGTTCCTCGCCATTCAGATTCTTTCCATCGTCGTGCTCACGGTCGTCTCCGTGAGAGTGTTCGGGCGCACCGCCCATGGCCTGTCCCGCGGTCTCGCCGTCGGCGTCGTCAGCAACGCCACAGTCATGATCGGCTTGACTTTCGCCCGTGCGGGGACATTCTTCTATGGCACAACAGCCCCGCTCTGGCTCCTCGCGCTCTACGCCCTCCTCGTGTTGGCGCTCGGCCTCGCCCTGACCGCGCTTCTTCGGCTGGCGTGGCGGCACTTCACAGCCAAGGAGAAGAGGTGGCGTCTGCACGACGTCGTCGCCCTCCTCGGCGGCGCGCTCCTCGGCGGTCTCATCGCCCTGTTCTTCTTCATCCCCAAGGTCATCTCCGACTCAGTCGACCAGGTCACTGCCGACCAGTTCCTCTTCATCCTGTTCCAGGGCAACGGCGAAACGACGCCGCAGCGCGCGTTGGAGTTCGTCAACCTCATGGTGGCGCCGGTCGTCTGGCTTGCGCTGGTAGGCGCCTGCGTCGGGCTGATCAGTTCTGACCTCATCGTCAGCAAAAAGAGCAACGCCGAATCGGCAGAATCTGAATCCACCCCCTACCGCTTCCGGCACGTACGTGGCGTAGCCTTCGCGGCGATGTTCGCGATCCTCGCCGGTTCGGTCAGCTACGCGTTCCGCACCCTGCCGCTGGCCGATATTATTCGCCAGCAGTTCGTGACGTCGTCGTATATTGGGGACAACTTCGTGATGCCCACGGCGAGCAACGTGAAGCTCCCCGATAAGAAACGCAATCTTATCCATATCTACATGGAGTCCATCGAGAACTCTTTCTACTCCAAAGACCTCGGTGGGTACACGGACTATAACGTCATGCCGGAGCTTGCCAAGCTAACGGAGCGCGGCGTCTCCTTCTCGCACACCGATCGCTACGGTGGCCCGCAGCAGCTGTATGCGACCGGCCACTCGGTGGCGGCGATGGTGGCGATGGGATCTGGCACGCCCATGCTCGCCTCGGGTGCGGGCAACGGCACCCAGATGTCCTTCCCCGACTTTCCCACAATTGGCGATTACCTCCACGACGCCGGCTACGCCACCGACTTCATGGTCGGCTCCGATTCTAGGTGGGGTGGGGTCAAAGACTATTACCGCCGCCACGGCGACTTCACGATCCACGACCTACCCCGCTTCAAGCGCGAGGGCCGCGTGCCGCAGAACTACATGGTGTGGTGGGGCGTCGAAGACGACAAGCTCTACGAGTACGCCAAAGACGTGCTCACCCAGCGCGGTAGTGGCGACAAGCCCTTCTACTTCATCCTCGAGAATGCGGACACCCATTGGCCAGATGGCTACCTATCGCCGCAGATGAAGGAGCGGCCTTTCGCCACCCAATACGAGAACGTGATCCACTATTCGCAGGCTCAGACGGTCAAGCTGGTGGAGTGGATTCTCGCCCAGCCGTGGGCGAAAGACACCACCATCGTCATCACCGGTGACCACCGGTCTATGGATAAGAAGTTCTTTGAGAATTGGGATAAGAGCTACAACCGCACGGTCGTCAACATCATTCTCAATCCGGTTCAGGGCACCAACCTCCCGGCGTCCATCACCAAGAACCGACAGTACGCGCCTTTCGACTTCTTCCCCACGATTCTCTCCGCGATCGGCGCCAAAATCGATGGAGATAGGATCGGCCTCGGCGTCGACCTCTTCTCCGGCGCTACCACGCTGGTCGAGCGGGACGGCACCGCGCTTCTCAACAAGGAATTCGCCAAGCGCTCCCCGTTCTACGATGCCCACCGAGAAACCCAGGCCACTACACCGGATGTGAACCAAGACAACAAATTCTAA
- a CDS encoding ROK family protein has protein sequence MSTDRHPSGAARRVQRRVNLLNTLNELVSRPLSISAIAMHTGVSRRAAENVVADLAELGWLTQVTPDNSFGRPAIRWIVNPSTIHVLGLDIGAHHCTAMVSNFRGDLLGEVTEELTAHMPADERITAAVTVAKKAMSRASITPEELTVCAAASPGVIDNGQVTYFGGTGMPGWQGTNIAAEISRQLGRMTIVAGDCALGALGESWLGAASGHADVVYVLSGERTGAAAIIDGRIHRGHLGGAGLIGELEAIRWKDIEAETFISHHYPTHPGSRSAVFESARISPDGPAAEAVKEFADALSLGSAAMVLALGPSHVVIGGKYSAYSDTFLDRYMENLKHWCPIMPEISISALGPRAICLGAVRLGIDHLNDALTTIAQSSEVFPSAQGFNKSFLLASA, from the coding sequence ATGTCAACTGATCGCCATCCCTCCGGTGCGGCGCGCCGAGTACAACGCCGAGTCAACCTGCTCAACACGCTTAACGAACTCGTCTCCCGCCCGCTATCAATTTCGGCAATTGCCATGCACACCGGCGTGTCCCGGCGTGCTGCCGAAAACGTCGTCGCCGATCTTGCCGAGCTGGGGTGGCTTACCCAAGTCACGCCAGATAACTCTTTTGGCCGACCGGCCATCCGGTGGATCGTCAACCCAAGCACGATCCATGTGCTCGGCCTTGATATTGGCGCTCATCACTGCACCGCAATGGTGAGCAACTTCCGTGGCGACCTCCTCGGCGAAGTCACGGAAGAACTAACCGCGCACATGCCCGCCGATGAGCGCATCACTGCGGCCGTTACCGTCGCCAAAAAAGCCATGAGCCGCGCATCCATCACGCCGGAAGAACTCACTGTCTGTGCAGCCGCCTCCCCCGGCGTCATCGATAACGGCCAAGTTACTTACTTCGGCGGAACGGGCATGCCTGGCTGGCAAGGAACCAACATCGCTGCCGAGATCTCCCGCCAACTGGGGCGCATGACGATCGTCGCTGGTGACTGTGCTCTCGGCGCTCTCGGCGAATCCTGGCTTGGCGCGGCGAGCGGACATGCCGACGTCGTCTACGTGCTTTCCGGTGAACGAACCGGTGCCGCCGCGATTATAGATGGCCGTATCCATCGCGGTCATTTAGGCGGTGCCGGTCTCATCGGTGAGCTTGAAGCGATCCGGTGGAAAGACATTGAAGCGGAAACCTTTATTTCTCACCATTACCCGACCCACCCAGGTTCGCGTAGTGCGGTCTTTGAGTCTGCGCGCATTTCGCCCGATGGCCCTGCCGCGGAAGCTGTGAAAGAATTCGCTGACGCCCTCTCCCTCGGCTCAGCAGCGATGGTACTTGCGCTTGGCCCCTCTCACGTAGTGATCGGCGGCAAGTACTCTGCCTATTCCGACACTTTCCTCGATCGATACATGGAAAACCTCAAGCACTGGTGTCCGATCATGCCGGAAATTTCCATCTCGGCGCTCGGTCCGCGTGCCATTTGTTTGGGTGCCGTGCGGTTAGGAATCGACCATCTCAACGATGCTCTAACCACCATTGCCCAATCCTCGGAAGTATTCCCCTCAGCACAAGGATTCAATAAGTCCTTTTTACTAGCAAGCGCCTAG
- a CDS encoding carbohydrate ABC transporter permease, translating to MEPSIAVDPSPIAAEQQRELGSRRRRKSDARAAAVFLAPAVIGFVIFYLVPIVRGFKMSLTDWNLLEEAKWVGFDNYVRLLEDETFINAVKVTVIYVVVNITTQTVLGLLIAMLMMRVSQSTLIRSTLLLPWLIPNVTIAAITLFVLDPTVGLLNHLLSFIEVGPISFYGDSSIAIYTVALVNSWRNMGYTGLLLFAGMQTIPKMIYESAEVEGASTWQTFRLITVPLLRPILVMVVVVSMIGSFQIFDTVSVATSGGPGNSTRVIYLYIYEKAFQQFDMGYASAMAVVLMLALVILTLFQLKLARSSESDMD from the coding sequence ATGGAACCATCAATCGCGGTCGACCCCTCTCCCATCGCGGCTGAACAGCAAAGAGAGCTCGGGTCACGGCGTCGTAGAAAATCAGATGCGCGTGCCGCGGCGGTTTTCCTCGCACCTGCAGTCATTGGTTTTGTCATCTTCTACCTCGTACCAATTGTGCGCGGCTTCAAGATGTCACTGACAGACTGGAACCTGCTCGAAGAAGCAAAGTGGGTAGGGTTCGATAATTATGTTCGCCTGCTCGAGGATGAAACGTTCATCAATGCCGTGAAAGTGACGGTCATCTACGTCGTCGTCAACATCACTACCCAAACCGTCCTCGGCTTGCTTATCGCGATGCTCATGATGCGCGTCTCCCAGTCGACCCTCATTCGTTCCACACTGCTCCTGCCTTGGCTCATTCCAAACGTCACCATCGCGGCAATAACCCTTTTCGTGCTCGATCCCACCGTCGGCCTGCTCAACCACTTGCTCAGCTTTATCGAGGTAGGACCCATCTCTTTCTATGGTGACTCGTCGATAGCGATCTACACCGTCGCGCTAGTCAACTCATGGCGAAACATGGGTTACACAGGCTTGTTGCTTTTCGCGGGCATGCAGACTATCCCGAAAATGATCTACGAGTCAGCCGAGGTTGAGGGCGCCTCCACATGGCAGACCTTCCGCCTCATTACCGTCCCTCTACTGCGGCCGATCCTCGTCATGGTCGTCGTCGTGTCTATGATCGGTTCTTTCCAGATTTTTGACACCGTCTCAGTTGCGACATCGGGTGGCCCAGGGAATTCCACGCGCGTCATCTACCTCTACATTTACGAAAAGGCCTTCCAGCAGTTTGATATGGGCTACGCCTCGGCGATGGCCGTAGTTCTCATGCTTGCGCTGGTCATCCTCACGCTCTTCCAACTCAAACTTGCCCGGTCAAGCGAATCGGATATGGACTGA
- a CDS encoding carbohydrate ABC transporter permease produces the protein MDIRNQETHALSTRGKRKSRTKNHGKIAGWGLLILLIVVTVLPLVWALRTAVTPNAEIFNGNYSLIPDNASMINFKRVLGMTTPEENVAAGGTAAVINFWLYMRNSLIFVAILVFAQVTTSTMAAYALSRLHFRGREVIFVILLTGLMIPPIFIALPNFVLMDQLAWINTFQGLLAPYVLICPFGIFFLRQFMLSLPREVEEAAMVDGASRWTVFMKMIVPMSAAPITTLAIIQAVFGWNEYMWPQLIAKADGVRLLNVALSVFAQSSPSTRPDWAGLMAAATLQVIPMFILLIIFGKRLVNSLGLTAAK, from the coding sequence ATGGACATTCGAAATCAAGAAACCCACGCCCTATCCACTCGAGGGAAGCGGAAGTCGCGCACTAAGAACCACGGCAAGATAGCTGGCTGGGGCCTGCTCATCTTGCTTATCGTCGTCACCGTGCTCCCGCTGGTGTGGGCGTTACGCACGGCTGTCACACCGAATGCTGAGATCTTTAACGGCAACTACTCGCTCATCCCTGATAACGCCTCGATGATCAATTTCAAGCGCGTGCTCGGAATGACGACGCCGGAAGAGAACGTGGCCGCTGGCGGCACCGCAGCCGTTATCAACTTCTGGCTCTACATGCGCAACTCCCTCATCTTCGTAGCAATCCTGGTCTTCGCCCAGGTCACGACGTCGACCATGGCAGCTTATGCACTATCTCGCCTTCACTTCCGTGGGCGTGAGGTAATCTTCGTCATTCTGCTCACCGGACTCATGATCCCGCCGATCTTCATCGCGTTGCCGAACTTCGTGCTCATGGATCAGCTTGCGTGGATCAACACTTTCCAAGGCCTACTCGCGCCATATGTGCTCATATGCCCATTCGGTATCTTCTTCCTCCGCCAGTTCATGCTCTCACTGCCACGTGAGGTGGAGGAGGCGGCAATGGTAGATGGTGCGTCCCGATGGACCGTCTTTATGAAGATGATCGTCCCAATGAGTGCAGCGCCAATCACGACGCTTGCGATCATCCAGGCAGTCTTCGGTTGGAACGAGTACATGTGGCCACAACTCATCGCAAAGGCCGACGGCGTGCGGCTGCTCAACGTCGCCCTCTCCGTATTCGCCCAGTCATCCCCATCGACCCGCCCGGACTGGGCAGGACTTATGGCTGCAGCGACCCTGCAGGTCATTCCCATGTTCATCCTCCTCATCATCTTCGGTAAGCGCTTGGTTAATTCCCTTGGGCTTACCGCAGCGAAGTAA
- a CDS encoding ABC transporter substrate-binding protein produces the protein MMAKVYKVVSIAAALALTLSACSGGTSISGGASKTASGSGDGNAKEVTYRLWDPGQQATYQRCADAFEKESGIKVKIEQQGWDDYWANLTTDFVSGTAPDVITNHVQYYPDLAGKGQLLDLNTYLKDGDVDFSKYTGELANLWVKDGARYGIPQDWDTIALVYNKKMTAEAGVSEDDLRNLTWNPTDGGSFGKLIAHLTVDKNGVRGDEAGFDKDNIKVYGWGLEKGGGIVGQGQWSWLALSNGFKYLDKNPFGTKYQMDDPKLIETISWWQKQIEAGYVTPLEIAGPLGLEPMMEQGKAALVPDGSWRINMWSSSKTNEFAFAPLPAGPQGRKTIINGLAPSITKQAKNPEGAFQWVKFLTSDKCQSIVAKDAIVFPSLTEYSQKAAKAHSDAGRDVSAFTEIAKDPKNLAYYPITDKGNEIGSEGQVTFDEIEQLRVKAEDALPKLNNKVNKILGK, from the coding sequence ATGATGGCCAAGGTATACAAAGTCGTATCGATCGCGGCTGCACTCGCGCTGACGCTGTCAGCATGTTCGGGAGGGACGTCGATCTCTGGCGGAGCCTCCAAAACAGCCTCCGGCTCGGGAGATGGGAACGCGAAGGAAGTCACCTATAGGCTCTGGGATCCGGGACAGCAGGCGACCTATCAGCGGTGCGCTGACGCTTTCGAAAAGGAAAGCGGAATCAAGGTCAAGATTGAGCAACAGGGGTGGGACGATTACTGGGCAAACCTAACGACAGATTTCGTTTCCGGCACTGCCCCCGATGTGATCACCAACCATGTCCAGTATTACCCGGATCTCGCAGGTAAAGGCCAACTTCTCGATCTCAACACCTACCTCAAGGATGGCGACGTCGACTTTTCGAAATACACTGGCGAACTGGCCAACCTGTGGGTGAAGGACGGTGCACGCTATGGCATTCCCCAGGATTGGGATACGATCGCCCTTGTCTACAACAAGAAGATGACCGCCGAAGCGGGGGTGTCTGAGGACGACTTGCGCAACCTCACATGGAACCCGACCGACGGCGGTAGCTTCGGCAAACTTATCGCCCATCTGACGGTAGACAAGAACGGAGTGCGAGGCGACGAGGCGGGCTTCGATAAGGACAACATCAAGGTCTATGGCTGGGGCTTGGAGAAGGGCGGTGGCATCGTTGGCCAAGGACAGTGGTCGTGGCTGGCGTTGTCCAATGGTTTTAAGTACCTAGACAAGAATCCCTTCGGTACGAAGTACCAAATGGATGATCCCAAACTTATCGAAACAATCAGCTGGTGGCAGAAACAGATCGAGGCGGGTTACGTGACCCCACTCGAAATCGCTGGTCCGCTTGGCCTTGAACCGATGATGGAGCAGGGTAAGGCGGCACTTGTGCCGGATGGCTCCTGGCGCATCAACATGTGGTCCTCTTCTAAGACGAACGAGTTCGCCTTTGCTCCGTTACCTGCTGGCCCGCAAGGACGTAAGACGATTATTAACGGCCTTGCCCCCTCCATCACGAAACAGGCCAAGAACCCTGAAGGGGCTTTCCAGTGGGTGAAGTTCTTGACTTCGGACAAGTGCCAATCGATTGTGGCTAAAGACGCCATCGTCTTCCCCTCGCTGACGGAATACTCGCAGAAAGCAGCTAAAGCTCATTCTGATGCGGGTCGTGACGTCTCCGCTTTCACCGAGATTGCGAAAGATCCGAAGAACCTCGCCTACTACCCGATCACCGACAAGGGCAACGAAATCGGTTCGGAAGGCCAGGTCACA